A window from Anser cygnoides isolate HZ-2024a breed goose chromosome 1, Taihu_goose_T2T_genome, whole genome shotgun sequence encodes these proteins:
- the ARL1 gene encoding ADP-ribosylation factor-like protein 1, protein MGGFFSTIFSSLFGTREMRILILGLDGAGKTTILYRLQVGEVVTTIPTIGFNVETVTYKNLKFQVWDLGGQTSIRPYWRCYYSNTDAVIYVVDSCDRDRIGTSKSELVAMLEEEELKKAILVVFANKQDMEQAMTPTEMANALGLPALKDRKWQIFKTSATKGTGLDEAMEWLVEALKSRQ, encoded by the exons ATGG ggGGCTTTTTCTCCACCatcttttccagtttgtttgGAACTCGAGAGATGAGAATTCTCATCTTGGGGCTGGATGGAGCAGGAAAAACAACCATTCTCTACAGGTTACAAGTTGGAGAAGTTGTTACCACCATTCCGA CAATTGGCTTCAATGTTGAAACAGTGACATACAAGAATCTGAAATTTCAAGTCTGGgatttgggaggacagacaaGCATaag gccATACTGGCGGTGTTACTATTCAAATACAGATGCAGTCATTTACGTAGTGGACAGCTGCGATCGAGACAGAATTGGCACTTCAAAATCAGAGCTTGTTGCTATGTTAGAG GAAGAAGAGTTGAAGAAAGCCATTTTGGTGGTGTTTGCAAATAAGCAGGACATGGAACAAGCGATGACTCCCACAGAAATGGCAAACGCCCTTGGCTTGCCAGCTCTGAAGGATCGAAAATGGCAGATCTTCAAAACCTCTGCAACTAAGGGTACTGGGCTCGATGAAGCAATGGAATG GttggtggaggccttgaagAGTAGGCAGTGA